The following are encoded in a window of Ferribacterium limneticum genomic DNA:
- a CDS encoding DUF883 family protein — translation MTTDTITTAGPTESTKDTLVRDIKGIVGKADHLLKDAGHTVSEELSATRHAISEKACGAANATDAYVHANPWKIVGIAAAVGAFIGAVISRR, via the coding sequence ATGACTACAGATACCATCACCACCGCCGGCCCGACTGAAAGCACCAAGGACACGCTGGTCAGGGATATCAAGGGGATCGTTGGCAAGGCCGACCATCTGCTCAAGGACGCCGGTCACACCGTCAGTGAAGAGCTTTCGGCAACGCGCCACGCCATTTCGGAAAAAGCCTGCGGCGCCGCCAATGCGACCGATGCGTACGTTCACGCCAACCCCTGGAAAATTGTCGGCATCGCTGCCGCTGTGGGTGCCTTTATCGGTGCCGTGATCAGCCGCCGCTGA
- a CDS encoding ferritin family protein, translated as MSSVGYHEPVDELPAATRDMHRALVSLMEELEAVDWYNQRAAACHDRELKAIIEHNRDEEKEHAAMLLAWIQRRDDRFSGQLREYLFTEKPLAHE; from the coding sequence ATGTCCAGTGTCGGTTATCACGAACCCGTCGATGAGCTACCCGCCGCAACCCGCGACATGCATCGGGCGCTGGTTTCCCTGATGGAGGAACTGGAAGCGGTCGACTGGTACAACCAGCGGGCCGCTGCCTGCCACGACAGAGAATTGAAGGCCATCATCGAACACAACCGCGATGAGGAAAAGGAGCATGCCGCCATGCTTCTGGCCTGGATACAGCGCAGGGATGATCGATTTTCCGGACAGCTCAGGGAATATCTATTCACGGAAAAGCCGCTTGCCCACGAATAA
- a CDS encoding EAL domain-containing protein, whose product MKDVLLIEDDANEARLIETALARKGGKPYQVERAVGLSEALGILAKASFEIILLDLSLPDGQGIAVFEQVAQAAPDALIIILSSEEDEETARLAVQNGADDYLVKDQVESHWLPRTLNYLIERKTTRQALTLSEARFRAMSDASPLGIFVSDVHGECIYTNEAYQAISGLSLEQTLGTNWRMAIHPDDRERVLVEWRAAALGKEKFTTKARFLRADGSIVWARLNAAAMLDGLQPRGYVQTVEDITERNAAEDALFEEKERAQVTLNSIGDAVLTTNLPGNVTYLNQVAEMMTGWSCQNAIGRPLSEVFRIVDGTTREVAPNPAQRAISENRTVGLAADSILLRRDGFESAIEDSAAPIHNRDGQVAGAVIVFHDVSESRAMALKMAHLAQHDFLTGLPNRVLLTERLSRAIGQARRHSKRVAMMFIDLDYFKHINDSLGHAVGDLLLQMVAERLKLCVRDTDTVCRQGGDEFVILLTEIEQAPDAAPVAEKILAAFAEPCLICGNELHVTLSIGISIYPDDGQDADDVMKNADTAMYHAKANGRNNYQFFTAEMNTLAVRRLFIEGNLRRALKQGEFQLYYQPKIDLASGLMIGSEALIRWQDPEHGLIYPNQFVPIAEESGLIVPIGSWVMREACRQVCAWQDSGLLAVPVSVNISAVEFRHKNFLEGVATILKETGMLPSFLELELTESILMQDAESSASVLESLKAMGMQLAIDDFGTGYSSLSYLKRFPINTLKIDQSFVQDIDIDVDDASIVNAMIGMGKSLKQRVIAEGVETESQLAFLRKLQCDEGQGFLFGHPVPADQFERLLLKEH is encoded by the coding sequence ATGAAAGACGTTCTCCTGATTGAAGATGATGCCAACGAGGCCAGGCTGATTGAAACCGCACTGGCCCGGAAGGGCGGAAAGCCGTATCAGGTCGAGCGGGCGGTTGGCCTTTCCGAAGCCCTGGGGATTCTGGCCAAGGCAAGTTTCGAGATTATCCTGCTCGACCTCAGCCTGCCCGACGGCCAGGGCATTGCTGTTTTTGAGCAGGTCGCGCAGGCGGCGCCCGATGCCCTGATCATCATCCTGAGTTCGGAAGAAGACGAGGAAACAGCCCGACTGGCCGTGCAGAATGGCGCCGACGACTACCTCGTCAAGGATCAGGTCGAGTCCCACTGGTTGCCCCGCACCCTGAACTACCTGATCGAGCGCAAGACCACCCGGCAGGCGCTGACCCTCAGCGAAGCGCGCTTCCGCGCCATGAGCGATGCTTCGCCGCTCGGCATCTTCGTCTCGGACGTCCATGGCGAATGCATCTATACCAACGAGGCGTATCAAGCGATATCCGGCCTCAGCCTTGAGCAGACGCTGGGCACCAACTGGCGCATGGCGATTCATCCCGATGACCGCGAGCGCGTTTTGGTCGAATGGCGGGCGGCCGCCCTCGGCAAGGAAAAATTCACCACCAAGGCACGTTTTCTGCGGGCCGACGGCAGCATCGTCTGGGCGCGACTCAATGCGGCGGCCATGCTCGATGGCTTGCAGCCGCGCGGCTATGTCCAGACCGTCGAGGACATTACCGAACGTAACGCTGCCGAAGATGCCTTGTTCGAAGAAAAGGAACGCGCCCAGGTTACGCTCAATTCGATTGGCGATGCCGTCCTGACCACCAACCTGCCGGGCAATGTGACCTACCTCAACCAGGTGGCCGAGATGATGACCGGCTGGTCCTGTCAAAATGCCATCGGGCGGCCCTTGTCGGAGGTGTTCAGGATCGTGGACGGGACGACACGCGAGGTAGCACCGAATCCGGCGCAACGGGCCATCAGCGAGAACCGCACGGTCGGGCTGGCGGCCGACAGCATTCTGCTGCGCCGCGACGGGTTTGAATCGGCCATCGAGGATTCGGCGGCGCCGATTCATAACCGGGATGGCCAGGTGGCCGGTGCCGTCATCGTTTTTCACGACGTCAGCGAGTCGCGGGCGATGGCACTGAAGATGGCGCATCTGGCCCAGCACGATTTCCTGACCGGCCTGCCCAACCGGGTCCTGCTCACCGAACGCCTTTCGCGGGCCATCGGTCAGGCCCGCCGGCACAGCAAACGGGTCGCGATGATGTTTATCGACCTCGACTATTTCAAGCACATCAACGATTCACTCGGCCACGCCGTTGGCGACCTGTTGCTGCAAATGGTGGCGGAACGCCTGAAGCTCTGCGTTCGCGACACCGACACGGTTTGCCGGCAGGGTGGCGACGAGTTCGTCATCCTGCTCACCGAAATCGAGCAGGCACCGGATGCGGCGCCGGTCGCCGAGAAAATTCTGGCGGCTTTTGCCGAGCCCTGCCTGATCTGCGGCAACGAGTTGCACGTGACGCTGAGCATCGGCATCAGCATCTACCCGGATGACGGACAGGATGCCGATGACGTCATGAAGAACGCCGACACCGCGATGTATCACGCCAAGGCGAATGGCCGGAACAATTACCAGTTTTTCACGGCGGAGATGAACACCCTTGCCGTTCGCCGCCTGTTCATTGAAGGCAACCTGCGCCGCGCCTTGAAGCAGGGCGAGTTCCAGCTTTATTACCAGCCCAAGATCGATCTGGCCAGCGGCCTGATGATCGGCAGCGAAGCGCTGATCCGCTGGCAGGATCCGGAGCACGGCCTGATTTATCCGAACCAGTTCGTGCCGATCGCCGAAGAGTCTGGCCTAATTGTGCCGATCGGCAGCTGGGTAATGCGTGAAGCCTGCCGGCAGGTCTGCGCCTGGCAGGATTCCGGGCTGCTCGCGGTGCCGGTCTCGGTCAATATTTCAGCCGTCGAGTTTCGCCACAAGAATTTCCTCGAGGGGGTGGCGACGATCCTCAAGGAAACCGGGATGTTGCCCAGTTTTCTTGAACTGGAACTGACTGAAAGCATCCTGATGCAAGACGCCGAATCGTCGGCCTCCGTGCTCGAATCGCTCAAGGCAATGGGCATGCAACTGGCCATCGATGACTTCGGGACCGGCTATTCGAGCCTGAGCTATCTCAAGCGCTTCCCGATCAATACGCTGAAAATCGATCAGTCGTTCGTTCAGGATATCGACATCGATGTGGACGATGCCAGCATCGTCAATGCCATGATCGGCATGGGCAAAAGCCTCAAGCAGCGGGTCATCGCCGAAGGGGTCGAAACCGAATCGCAGCTCGCCTTCCTGCGCAAGCTGCAATGCGACGAAGGGCAGGGCTTCCTGTTCGGACATCCCGTGCCGGCCGATCAGTTCGAGCGCCTGTTGCTGAAAGAGCATTGA
- a CDS encoding BON domain-containing protein yields MNTFSKYLSAAFLALTLLTAVGCASTSKSEGTGEYVDDTVITSKVKAAILGESTLKSAEINVETYKGIVQLSGFVSSQAAASKAVELARAVKGVSSVKNDMRIK; encoded by the coding sequence ATGAATACATTCAGCAAATACCTGTCCGCCGCGTTTCTCGCCCTTACGCTGCTCACCGCCGTCGGGTGCGCCTCCACGTCAAAGTCGGAAGGCACCGGCGAATACGTCGATGACACGGTGATCACCAGCAAGGTCAAGGCCGCCATCCTTGGCGAGTCCACCCTGAAATCCGCCGAAATCAATGTCGAAACCTACAAGGGCATCGTCCAGTTGAGCGGCTTCGTCAGTTCGCAGGCTGCGGCCAGCAAGGCTGTCGAGCTGGCTCGCGCGGTCAAGGGCGTGAGCTCGGTCAAGAACGACATGCGCATCAAGTAA